The proteins below are encoded in one region of Zerene cesonia ecotype Mississippi chromosome 26, Zerene_cesonia_1.1, whole genome shotgun sequence:
- the LOC119837156 gene encoding sugar transporter ERD6-like 4: MSVLRQAGLASLVCLLCMNVGFMYSWPSSTLRLFSSTNTTLNRPMTDTEQALFGSLSSIAALISTPFAGFLLDRLGRKYSCVLFSMPQVIAWVIVSTCYKVEGILAAVFISGLGGCIFIVAPVFICEFCQETIRGMMTTGVIVYYGIGMLLSYLLGGSLEYRFMNYACLSLTAVGCVLTSFLKESPIILMRRGLEKEAAESISYYRGVKVNSKEVMQEIDTIRRTLNPDFEQVYATTDEDNILKVPVKPEKLHFWQFLKKSQSTRRALLLCIVLYTAAIFQGLVVVQVYAQPLFEEAVPNVSTTISSVIFAIVLIISGCIAAFFIDKAGRRPLIIYSSIITGICCAVLGTQIQYHWGPHWVSAILLYSYCIAYSLGAGTVPFVIVAEVFLPEIKSIVSMISVEWAWTCNFIILFLFNPLVTTLGLGPIFYIFAVVCFLTAVFCTFCLPETKGLTVDIIQTLFVKKVNTANA; this comes from the exons atGTCTGTGTTGCGTCAAGCCGGGTTGGCATCTTTGG TGTGCCTCCTCTGTATGAACGTGGGATTCATGTATTCCTGGCCCTCTTCAACCCTTCGACTGTTCTCCTCAACCAATACTACACTTAACCGACCTATGACGGACACCGAGCAGGCATTGTTTGGTAGTCTGTCATCTATAGCAGCATTGATAAGTACCCCTTTCGCTGGTTTCCTATTGGACAGACTGGGGAGGAAGTATTCTTGTGTTTTGTTCTCGATGCCGCAAGTT ATCGCGTGGGTAATCGTATCAACATGTTATAAGGTGGAAGGTATTTTAGCCGCTGTTTTCATATCAGGCTTAGGAGGCTGTATTTTTATCGTCGCCCCAGTATTTATATGCGAATTCTGTCAAGAAACAATCCGAGGAATGATGACTACTGGGGTCATAGTGTACTATGGTATTGGAATGTTACTGTCATACCTTTTGGGAGGATCTTTGGAATATCGTTTCATGAACTATGCCTGTTTAAGTCTAACTGCTGTTGGGTGTGTTTTAACCAGCTTTTTGAAGGAATCACCCATTATTTTGATGAGGAGAGGATTGGAGAAG GAAGCGGCAGAATCTATTTCTTATTACCGAGGCGTGAAAGTCAATTCTAAAGAGGTTATGCAAGAGATTGACACAATACGCAGAACTTTAAATCCAGATTTCGAGCAAGTTT ATGCGACGACTGACGAGGATAATATCTTAAAAGTGCCAGTGAAACCAGAAAAACTACACTTTTGGCAGTTTCTTA AAAAATCTCAGTCAACTCGACGTGCTCTGTTACTATGTATCGTCTTGTACACGGCTGCCATATTCCAAGGATTAGTCGTGGTCCAGGTGTACGCGCAGCCGCTATTTGAAGAAGCTGTGCCCAATGTGTCCACAACCATATCGAGCGTTATATTCGCGATTGTGCTGATCATTTCTGGGTGTATCGCAGCCTTTTTCATTGATAAGGCTGGGAGGCGG CCTCTTATAATCTACTCATCAATAATAACCGGTATCTGCTGCGCGGTACTAGGAACGCAGATCCAATACCACTGGGGACCGCACTGGGTATCTGCTATCCTGCTCTATTCGTATTGCATCGCTTACTCCCTTGGCGCTGGCACGGTGCCCTTCGTCATTGTTGCGGAGGTCTTCTTACCGGAG aTAAAAAGCATCGTGTCTATGATCTCAGTGGAATGGGCGTGGACTTGTAACTTCATTATACTCTTTTTGTTCAACCCTCTGGTGACAACTCTTGGTCTTGGACCCATCTTCTATATATTTGCTGTGGTCTGCTTCTTAACAGCTGTTTTTTGTACGTTCTGTTTGCCTGAAACTAAAGGACTGACTGTAGATATAATACAGACTTTATTTGTTAAGAAAGTAAACACAGCTAATGCGTAG